GCTGCAGAAGGACGACTGGTGAACTCTAGGTGACCCACGTGGTGGTCTTCTCTGCAATTGGCCACCGACTGCTCGACCTGGATGGTAACGTGGTCTATGCCGTATTTATCGTGTGTTATGCCCTGAATTCGCTCCAGGATCTTATTTATCTGTGGGCCACTGAAGGTGGGATCAACCAGGACGTGGGCTGTAAAGGCCTCGCTTCCTGATGTGATGGTCCAGACGTGTACGTCATGAATAATCGTTACGCCCTCAACTTCTTCGATGTCGCTGCAGAGGCTGTAGACGTCTATATGCCTTGGCACACCTTCCAAGAGTACCTGGAGCACCGTAGCCATCAGGTGTCGGCTGCTCCACACGATAAGACCGGCGATTAGAACGCTGAGGATAGGGTCGACAACGTACCATTCAAGCGTCATAACAAAAATGGCTGATATGACGACGCCCACCGATCCCATAAGGTCCGCCAGTACGTGCTGGAATGCCCCTTCGACATTCATGCTGTGCTGCGACGATCGGTGGAGAATCCACGCAACGATTAAGTTGATAATCAGACCGCCTATGCCCACGAGAAGTACCGGAAGGCCGTTAATCTCGACTTCTTCCGTAAAGGTTCTGTGGTAGGCCTCGAATAGAATCCAGCCCGCAATAAGCCACAGTGCAAACGTGTTGGCCAGAGCTGCCAGGACCTCAGCACGCTGGTAGCCAAAAGTCCTTTCGATAGACGCTTCCTTTTCCGCAATCCACATGGCTACCAAAGCCATGACGATGGCGGCCGCGTCTGTGAGCATGTGACCGGCGTCCGCAATCAGCGCCAGGCTGCCGGATAGAACGCCACCCACCACCTCAGCCACCATGTAAGTGGAGATGAGGGTGAGCGCAACTAACAGGCTGCGGCGACTGGTGAGTCTCAGCTCGTGGGCGTGGTCGTGCCCGCCGTGGTCATGCCCCTCATGGTCATCATGTGAGCTGTGATCGTGCCCATCGTGGTCGTCATGGGAGTCGTGATCATGCCCCTCATGGTCATCATGTGAGCCGTGACCGTGCCCATCGTGGTCGTCATGGGAGTCGTCGTCCCCATGATGACCGTGGTGGTCGTGTTCGTCGTGGTGATCGTGCTGGCCCTCAGGTCGGCCGGACGGACTCGAACCCTGCATATCAGACCCTCGGTGTGCTGAACTCTTTCAAATTCCCATTTCGACGTTACTTGACCTGCCGCGTTTTGCACAAGTCATAGAATAGTCTAATTCCCCATAAAAAAGTCCCGCCGACCTGTGTGATATCGGCGGGACGCTGTCGACTTTGGGCGGGAAAGCCACCTGATTTCAACGTAGCTGGCAATGACTACAGGCTTGTCAGCCAGTTCCTAAAATATGCGGCTTGCCTTGCAAGTCCGACTGGCAATTTCGGCCTAGTGCTCGTCCGCGTGGTGCTCGTGGTCGTCGCACTCGTGTTCATCGTGCACATGAGCGTGGTGCTCGTGGTCGTCGCACTCGTGAGCGTCGTGGACGTGTCTAGGCTCGTCGCCGTGGTGTTCGTGCTCGTCGCACTCATGCTGATCATGCTCGTGAGCGTGGTGCTCGTGTCCGTCGCACTCGTGAATGTCGTGTGGCATCGCTACCTCCGTGTGACACCTAAACTTGGTTGGTATGACGTACTCACAATTCTTGCAGAAATGGGGGGAAATAGCAAGCATTTGAGGAAATTTGCACGAATTGTCGTGATATGGGGTCTCAGATCGGGGAAAACACCGATACTGAGTTTCAATTACGTGATCAGAGGGAATCGGTCTGTAATGCCCGGGACCAACCTGTAGGCATCAACACGCCCCATATACAAATGAGACTAATTCTCAGCTACCAGCGAAGCTGCGAGAGAGGAGTCTTGCCCCCTTGGGGTGGACCGTCGCTGATAATACGCCCGCTGCTCATCTCAACCACGCGGTCGGCTATGCGTGAAATCTCCCTGTTGTGGGTTACCACCAGGACGGCGCGTTCGTCAGATGCCTGCTGGATCAGCAGTTCCAGGATCTGGGCGCCCGTTCTGAAATCGAGCTCGCCCGTGGGCTCGTCAGCCAACAGAACTGGATTGCCGGTGGCGAGAGCCCTGGCGATGGCGACCCGCTGCTGCTCGCCGCCAGACAACTCGTGGGGAAAGTGCGATGTCCTGTCGCCCAGGCCAACAGAATCGAGCACGGACTGGGCAGAAATGACCCCTCGCTTTCCCGCGACGTCCATACCAAATTCAACGTTCTCCAGGGCGGTTAGACCCGGAAACAGATTAAAACTTTGGAATATGAAGCTCACGGTCTCTCGTCTGAGAGCGAACAGCTCAGAGCGTGACGAATGCGTGATGTCGCGTCCACCGACAGAGACGCTGCCGTCAGTGGGGGTGTCGAGGGCTCCTATGATATTCAGCAGTGTGGTCTTGCCGCTGCCGGATGGCCCGAGGACAACCACGAACTCGCCATCGGCAACGTGAAGATCGACACCGTCGAGCGCCCGTACTTCTACCGGGCCGATTTGGTAGTGTTTCGAAACCCCAGTGAGATCAATCATTGCTCAATGCCCCCGCCGACTGGTGAGCCTGAAACTGCCCAAATGGGCGCCTCAAGTAATTTATCACACACCACTAGGAACGGCGTCTGGCGATCAGCGTTTCCTGGCAGAAGTTACTTCTACTATTGCACGCCCGATTCGTTGACTGAATTCAACTCCCTTGTTACAGTCGCCTGAGCAGCACAGCTACACTTACAATTGGAGAGCATGATGACTCAGACACAGGATCTTACGAAGACAATTCAGGACTTGGAATCCCAACGTCTCGTCGCAATGGTGGATAAGGACGTTGACACCTTGGGACGGATTCTAGCCGACGATCTCACCTATGTGCATACCTCGGCGGCGTTGGATACCAAAGAGAGCTTTGTGAGCGGTATCGGCTCAGGGAGACTCAACTACGAGTTGATCACCCCAACTCCCAGCACAGTCCGAACGTACGCCAACTCCGCAGTCGTCCGAGGCGGCGCCCACGTCCACGTGAATGGAAACCACTTCTCGCTTGAGTACACGGTGGTCTATGTAAACAACGACGGCGACTGGCAGATGACGGCTTGGCATGCCACCAGGGTGCCCGAATAGGCCGTTTTCGACGACACAGCAACTGGAC
The window above is part of the Dehalococcoidia bacterium genome. Proteins encoded here:
- a CDS encoding cation transporter; this encodes MQGSSPSGRPEGQHDHHDEHDHHGHHGDDDSHDDHDGHGHGSHDDHEGHDHDSHDDHDGHDHSSHDDHEGHDHGGHDHAHELRLTSRRSLLVALTLISTYMVAEVVGGVLSGSLALIADAGHMLTDAAAIVMALVAMWIAEKEASIERTFGYQRAEVLAALANTFALWLIAGWILFEAYHRTFTEEVEINGLPVLLVGIGGLIINLIVAWILHRSSQHSMNVEGAFQHVLADLMGSVGVVISAIFVMTLEWYVVDPILSVLIAGLIVWSSRHLMATVLQVLLEGVPRHIDVYSLCSDIEEVEGVTIIHDVHVWTITSGSEAFTAHVLVDPTFSGPQINKILERIQGITHDKYGIDHVTIQVEQSVANCREDHHVGHLEFTSRPSAA
- a CDS encoding ABC transporter ATP-binding protein, giving the protein MIDLTGVSKHYQIGPVEVRALDGVDLHVADGEFVVVLGPSGSGKTTLLNIIGALDTPTDGSVSVGGRDITHSSRSELFALRRETVSFIFQSFNLFPGLTALENVEFGMDVAGKRGVISAQSVLDSVGLGDRTSHFPHELSGGEQQRVAIARALATGNPVLLADEPTGELDFRTGAQILELLIQQASDERAVLVVTHNREISRIADRVVEMSSGRIISDGPPQGGKTPLSQLRW
- a CDS encoding nuclear transport factor 2 family protein; amino-acid sequence: MTQTQDLTKTIQDLESQRLVAMVDKDVDTLGRILADDLTYVHTSAALDTKESFVSGIGSGRLNYELITPTPSTVRTYANSAVVRGGAHVHVNGNHFSLEYTVVYVNNDGDWQMTAWHATRVPE